One window from the genome of Lasioglossum baleicum chromosome 9, iyLasBale1, whole genome shotgun sequence encodes:
- the LOC143211847 gene encoding uncharacterized protein LOC143211847 isoform X6, with protein sequence MAMAMAFQSGAAGSSHQEPFKSPVQPAPPGLALQEALMHHQRHSQSDDDSGCALEEYTWVPPGLRPDQVHLYFSALPEDKIPYAGSAGERERVKQLLQQLPPHDNEARYCSGLAEEEKRELRVFAAQRKREALGRGHASQLERPHGAGCRECSRPIAAGEMAVAASRAGPSALWHPACFVCCVCRQLLVDLIYFWRDGRLYCGRHHAETLKPRCCACDEIILADECTEAEGRAWHMRHFACLECDRQLGGQRYVMREGRPYCLRCFDASFAEYCDSCGEPIGVDQGQMSHEGQHWHATEACFCCATCRASLLGRPFLPRRGAIYCSIACSKGEPPTTPSDSSAGAPPPPSFLRTGRRPPPTSEGSSSPPPPPPPPPPPGSRHTLGSPRNSPRMTRKHHQTSASLATTPTQSTVSPEFTVDGFPSSGSRTGGLDRVLLERNLERLLQERSSHPEENRSELGRLMQARDREPLRCVQNCAPSHASSMPELPPPPRPSSGASASASASSTSTSAVAGIATTLAQDSATSPTNLVVNQTDPPTPTSRRVRFQGDLDVNDHAVSSSRVTLSPSNERNSSSSPSPSPASLSRSNVSRSRSLQPEEVAGSSSWGMAGGSRSRIEGEDEDAESCCSTCSSSSSSDEAQAYALPPRRAYGGVRISYVPNDAVACARKRGPTSTTPTNPAQKDTEKCIVS encoded by the exons GTACACCTGTACTTCAGCGCGCTACCGGAAGACAAGATCCCGTACGCGGGTAGTGCCGGCGAGCGGGAGCGGGTGAAGCAGCTGCTGCAACAGCTACCGCCGCACGACAACGAAGCTCGGTACTGCAGCGGTCTGGCTGAGGAGGAGAAGCGGGAGCTGAGGGTGTTTGCAGCTCAGCGGAAACGCGAGGCTCTCGGCCGGGGCCACGCGAGCCAGCTCGAGAGGCCCCACGGGGCCGGGTGCCGCGAGTGCAGCAGGCCCATCGCCGCCGGAGAGATGGCGGTCGCCGCGAGTCGGGCCGGGCCCTCCGCCCTCTGGCATCCGGCCTGCTTCGTCTGTTGCGTCTGTAGGCAGCTGCTCGTCGACCTGATATACTTCTGGCGGGACGGCCGACTCTACTGCGGCCGACACCACGCGGAAACCCTGAAGCCCCGGTGCTGTGCCTGCGACGAGATCATTCTCGCCGACGAGTGCACCGAGGCCGAGGGACGGGCCTGGCACATGAGGCACTTCGCCTGCCTCGAGTGTGATCGACAG CTGGGGGGCCAGAGGTACGTGATGAGGGAAGGACGGCCGTATTGTCTGCGATGCTTCGACGCCTCGTTCGCCGAGTACTGCGACAGCTGCGGCGAACCGATCGGCGTCGATCAGGGGCAAATGTCGCACGAGGGTCAGCACTGGCACGCGACCGAGGCCTGCTTCTGCTGCGCCACTTGCCGGGCCTCCCTCCTCGGACGACCGTTCCTGCCTCGAAGAGGTGCCATTTATTGCAGCATAGCGTGCAGCAAGGGAGAACCGCCGACGACACCGAGCGACTCGTCCGCTGGCGCGCCACCGCCACCATCTTTCCTCAG AACTGGTCGAAGACCGCCACCAACCAGCGAGGGTTCGTCGAGTCCACCGCCGCCTCCACCGCCACCCCCGCCGCCGGGATCAAGGCACACCCTTGGATCACCGCGCAATTCACCCCGAATGACCAGGAAGCATCATCAAACGTCCGCTTCCCTGGCGACGACACCGACGCAGAGCACGGTCAGCCCAGAATTCACGGTCGACGGGTTCCCTTCGAGCGGCTCAAGGACAGGTGGCCTTGACCGGGTACTACTCGAGAGGAATCTCGAGAGACTGCTCCAGGAGCGTAGTTCTCATCCGGAGGAAAATCGCAGCGAATTGGGAAG GCTAATGCAAGCAAGGGATCGAGAACCGCTAAGATGCGTGCAGAATTGCGCTCCGTCGCACGCGTCGAGCATGCCGGAGCTGCCGCCGCCTCCTCGACCGTCGTCgggggcgtcggcgtcggcgtcggcgtcgtctACATCGACCAGCGCTGTGGCCGGCATCGCGACTACTTTGGCCCAGGACTCGGCGACGTCTCCGACGAATCTGGTTGTCAACCAAACGGATCCCCCGACGCCGACGTCGCGACGCGTGCGGTTCCAGGGGGATCTCGACGTGAACGATCACGCGGTGTCGTCCTCCCGCGTCACCCTCTCGCCCTCCAACGAGAGAAATTCCTCCTCCTCGCCGTCGCCGTCCCCGGCGTCCTTGTCCAGGTCGAATGTCTCGCGATCGAGAAGCTTACAGCCGGAGGAAGTCGCCGGCTCGTCGTCCTGGG GTATGGCAGGGGGATcgagatcgaggatcgaagGCGAGGACGAAGACGCGGAGAGCTGCTGTTCAACTTGCAGCTCTTCCAGCAGCTCGGACGAGGCGCAGGCGTATGCTCTTCCACCTAGAAGAGCTTACGGTGGTGTGAGAATCTCCTACGTGCCGAACGATGCCGTGGCCTGCGCGAGGAAGCGCGGGCCAACTTCGACGACGCCGACGAATCCAGCACAAAAGGACACTGAAAAGTGCATCGTGTCTTGA